The genomic region ATTCACTTAAAATCGATATAACTTTGCATAGTTGCACACCAGAATGTACTCCATCGTGGGAACTCGATTTTACTTTAATTGTTAGAGTTAACTTCTAGGtaccaatttaaaaaaagaggCACTGATGTCAAGTATCAATGACCTTACACATCACTTTTAAAAACCTAAGCAAACTATATGGACTACGACTTAATTATAATTAACAGAAATGTTAATGGAAAAACTGAAGATTAACTAATTTACTTTTCCATGATTCAACATAGGAACACTTTCAAAATTTTCCGAAGTCTTTCTAGAAAGTTACAATACAGCATGTGTCCACTTACCTGCAACCGCGATGTTTAAATTGACGATTGCATACAGCAATACCAGAGACAATATTTGAGCCATGACTTGGAACTTGAATCTGGAATAGAGTACTTCTAGCCTTCACAACGTTCAGACTGTTATAAAATTTAGTGCGTTGAATCGTCTGCTATTGTGTTGGCATATAAAAAGCTTTGTTGTTGAAATCATTCAAACCGTAACTGAGCATATTGGTTCGCCAAGTCTGTGATTTATAGAATCTGCGTACGTTAAACGGTTCCTATATCTACAATGTGTCAAATGCTGTGAATGATATTCCCTTACAGGCAAAGTTGTACACAGTTTAGTACAAACCACTTCGTCTAAAGACACCCTCGGTTATTTAGATGTTTATTAAGTATGCATTGAGATACAGTGTATCCTTCCAGGGTAATCATCTTTACCTATGAGAAATATTAATTTACCACAAGACGCTTACAAACATGCTGAAATGATTTGACAACAGGCCACATGATCAGAAAAGCTCAAGGTTAAGTTTTAAACGTAAAAACGTCTTTGGATAAATTTATTTCAGACCCCTTTGAACCCGAAATGCTCTAATAGATGTCAATACTTTTACTAAGATGACCTCGCTTTGGAATGCCAGAGGTTATTGAATATCTCCATGGCTCTAGGTTAAGTTCAATCTTTCCCCTTGGTTAATATCTAATGTATTGTTAACATGGACATTTATCAGATCCGAATTCTGTTCAAGATTGATACGGAGCCTGCATACGGCCTTTACTTTCTGCTCCAGAATGATTATGATAACACCATATTGCATCCTAgcccccttaccccccccccaaaaaaaacattctaaCCGGGGAAGGGACACCCTCacccttagaccctcccccagaATCGGCATCGACCAACATTTGTGCACTCCACGGTTCTGCCTACGGTTCTCTATGAGTATGCTTTTTTAGTTATTCATGAGAGTGAATAAAAGCCTCGACTCCATCTTTTCGCTGATTGTAACATTTCCATGCTGCTCCAGCGTTTGACTTATATTACGCATAGGTGCCTACTGTTGCACTTTTGTTGTCGTCGTAAGGAATTCAGTGAGGGCTAATTAATTCTAACCGCACATAATAAAATATGGCAATTGCATTGATTCTGCAGACAAACTGGACCTATATCTGTTAGATTGTTATCATAGAGCAAACGATATATAAGAAAGATACGTCAGGTATGTACATAGTAACGGAGAACGATACAAGGATTCGATACAAAGTAGTTCCACTTTTGAGCTGATTCTTCTCTATCAAATATAAAAGGGCTTACATTTAAACTATATGGACTCATATGTTATTTCATAAGGTAATATGAGATATAAGGAGTTTTAATTTTAACCCAGCATACGCAAATCGAAACTTGTACTGAACGACActtcacattttgtttttaataaaatataatgagTGCATGCATTTAAATTATATGAACTCATAAGTCATTTTACAAGGTAACATAGGACATAaggaatttaatttttaatttattttaattttaacccAGCATACGAACATCGAAACTTGTACCGAACGTCACTTCAAAAATGTAATATGTGGCCCAAACCTGCTATATCCTTTGACCCATGAAAGTTAACAGAGGAAttgggtgaggggtgggggggggtttatTCCACGAAATTAAAAGTTTAATATTTGGCCTAAACCTGTTATATTCTTTGACCCATGTAAGTTAGCAGATGAAtaggggtttttttttgggggggggggcttatacATGAAATTTATGGAGGAATTtaaagggttttttttcaattataagCTTTATATGAACAGAAAGGTAAGACATTTGGATTTCAAATTTGAACagtttatttgaaattttgttgtatttatgggtgaaaatatgaaattcatgCCGCCATTTTAATTTACGGTGAAACTCCTAAGACCATACAATATTTATTTGGTTAATTTCTAATGCTTGCTTGATTCTTCATAATAAAGCccacaaaaaaaacatctttATATTCAAATAATGCGTTATGTCTGCcaaaattgaacaaaagttaTGAATCTACTTTTTTACCATCACTTGTCTCATTGGTCTCACTCGAGAGTTTTTAATAATGGGTATTACAACCATTAGCATACTAATGACTTGGAGCATACAGCGGTCCTGTGTTGCCTATTCTGAATGTATCCGGCTTGAATTCGAGAGTTTTTAATAATATGTATAACAGAAATTAGCATACTAAGGACTTGGAGCATACAGCGGTCCTGTGTTGCCTATTCTGAATGTATCCGGCTTGAATTATGTCCTTCTTATAAGTTTAAATATAGTTATAAGACTAATGATCTGCAACACACCTGGTTACTTGTTCCTTAATATGGAAAGTTCTATAATACATGGTAATGAGTTTGTTCACAAAAATCAAGAAATCAAGTTATAAGTATTAAGAATTCTATCAGTCtgacaaatatgtaaatgagtttACTTTGCAATATAGCATATTATCCTCAAATCAGATCCAAGTGgcactatgacgtcacatatttacaaaacaaCAGCTGGCAGCTCCCATACGCGACTTATAAACTAGGTTATTTCCCAATCGGAACAGGATGTTTCTtcgttgttcttcacaaagatctctgtcattgAAGCTTAAAGAGGATGGTTGGGTTATGTCTCCTTGAAGCATCTGATTAACAACGTTTCATAGAGCTGTACAGCCGCAGTAGTCATTATAACAAAGAGACAAAGTGGACAATATTCCAAATGTCATGAATGTAATAAGATGACggtgaaaacaaattgtttgcTGCTATATTAAAGTTAATATACAAGTATTTTAATCGAATTCGATAGAAAACGTTTGACATAAATGTAACGTTACTTTTTAAATGCTGTTTGACGTTCTTGTTAAATCTTGTAGTTCTTGTAAAAGCTAGGTTAGGTTATCTAAACGGTGGGTCACATTTGTCTGATTTCAAATGATCCCATTGTCAACACCAAGCCGTTTCTTGgaaaacataatataaatatggTGATAGTAACGTTTGTCTTCAATGTTATTTTCTTGCTGTCTCTTGTGTTTTAGCACTTTACTGTTTTTGTGATATTGCTATGGGGTATTGATCCTCTGCTGTGCGAAATCTACTGCAAGGCCGCTGTCTGCATCATCACGGACCTTTAAAACAGGGAAATGTATAGTTATCAACAAAATTGGATTGTTCaacagttttatatttatatatatctaaattaattaatttatatatatatatatatatatatatatatatatagatgtatatttatatatatatatatatataggcaaatttaaagaaatgaacAGTAGATTTAGACAACGTGATTAGGTGAATCGATCAATTGCAGTAATCATTCGAGGACCATGCGAGTTcagaataaaatatttaatcCTCTTGTGGTTGTCAGAACAGGATTAAGCATTTGTTCCTCATCGGTGGTTATAGATTTTGCTTTGATCATGTCTAATCTTGTCTAGGATCTTGTCTAACAATAACATCAAATGTCAGCACaactaattaaatttaaatttctaaaTAGAATGAATGAATCTGAAGAAATAATTCTTGTAATCATTTTGTCTCATTGATGATACATTGTGAATCTCGGACATACCTAATTGACATCTGTCTCCAGACAATCCTTCGGGGCAGATACAAAAGAAACCTATTGGTATTGTAAGACACACACCTCCAATACCACACAGACCAGGCACACATTTAGAGATGATTAAACCTTCTGTTAGTGAAGGAAAAGTAAACATGTTACGATATCAAGAGAACATTTTCCCTATTTGTTTCTTTTGGAAAGTTTTATTctgaaatacatatatacaaatctGGATTATTGTTAACTTCATATATTCGCAGTTGAAATTCCATTTTGCTATAGTTCAAAAATGGACGATGACCTACTTTCAGAAATGTATAGATTAGaaccaattttatttttgtaagaaTTAATTTTCTGTCTGGTAAAACCCAGGATGAGGTATAAGTGTATCCCCCAGGATAGTTTATGGCACTGAATACGcgaaatattaaaatctgatttttccccttttcttcttgtgttttttttttgggggggggcggggtgttCTTGTCGACAAAGGTAAAACAGAAATTGTAGtactttttatatataattatcaaGTATATCGCACCTGTCGACTCTGACATTGGTTCAAATCGTTGGGTGGAAGGGTTCCTGGTTGACATTTCGTTTGTTGGTTCTCCAGATCGTTCTGAAGTTAACCGAGCAAGTATAGAAGTAACCGTTGCTAAAGTGGAACTTCTCGTAGGTGAAGATGGTTCGTTTGCTACGGAAGATGTAGAAGTTTAAAATATCTTCACATGTTTTGCCCTTGACAATAACAGAGCAGACAAAAGAAATTCCTTTGAATCCAGAGGCAGAAAatattcatctcattgacatgGATTCGGTCTGAAAAAGTTTCCACTTTCTATGGATATAGATTGCATAACTGAACATCTCTCTCCCTCTATTGATTTCATAACTTTACTTACAGTTTAAGTTATAAAGTCCTTAAAAggtagggagggggtggggttaggCGGGACATTATATCTCGCCACAGTAGTCGGATACCCTAAGACACTTGCACATACGGATAACCGAAGTTCCTGGAAACAGGAAAAGAACATTGCAGTCTCTCGTTGTGAGAAATATTTGTCTTATTTTGCCTATTTTAAACACAGAACCTGTCTGTTGAAATGGTGTAACCCTCTGTTACACATGCTAATcgaaaaataaagaattttctTTTGCACTGATTTGCTAATTGCTTCTAAGAAGCTTACTTGATGTTCTCAGTGCTAGGCAATATGTAATCTATATACgtaatttatatatgtaatttatgtgatctgtatatttaatttatgtaatttatgtaaTCTGTTTATGTAATTTGTTTCTAGGtgcaaataaaaatattttttactaCAATCTTATGTTGATTAACTCGGAGTAGTGAAGTTTTGAGATGTGATTAAGAACGTttacatggtatgtatatgttcttcttcttcttttgctcatttgtttattttctctttcatttattggattttgttatgttttaagATATTATGTTATTTAAAATTGGGTGTTTCTTGTTACTATATACCTGGACTGTTGGTTAATGGTCGTAGAGTCGTGGTGGTTACCAAGGAGGCCATTGAGATATCGTTGTTCGAATCTGTAGTTAAGACATCGGTCCTTACGTCATAAGCCATTGAACTTGGGGACAGTAACGCACCTGTGGAATTAATATCCGTGACCACCAATGTCCTGTCAGACTTTGATTGCCCTGCGGTCGAAGTCACAGATTCCTGGCTAGATGTGTCAGCTGAAACGGTCACCGTGGTTACAACATCAGGCATGTCTTCCGTCCCTCGTGATATTTTGTTAGAATATGAAGATTCTGATGATTCAGCAGTTGTTGTTATCATCGTTGAAGACGATACTGACTGATCGAGAGATGTGACGAAATCCTGGTTTGTTTTACTATCCGATAAGTTACTCACGATATCAGTGCTACCGACATGATCTGATATAATGTTTGTTGATGTTAAATCTGAAGAAACAGTTTCATAGCCCTCTGATGTGAAAGGAGATACTCTGGTCTGATCAATCTTCTGAGTTGATGTTTGTTGAGAAGCAGCCTCTGTTCTAGTATCGATGTTACCATCAGTGACAACAACATTAAGTGGAACAGTTGACCCTCCATCAGTCGATTTCGTCGTCTCTTCAGGAAAAGTTGACATCACAGTAGAGAAAATGTTGAGCCTATCCACCGTAGTGCGAGAATGACCTGAAACCATAGTAGGTTGGTATGAGGTGGTAGCAGCTATCGTCGATGGCGGATCTGTGAGTAACATACTATTAGATTCATATCAAAGTCTGTTAATTAGTTTGTGGTTATTAGGAACGTTTAGTGAGTTAAAGCAGATATAATTGAGTTTGGTCGACATTTGGTTCATGCTTACCAGGTATGACtgaaaatgatactttcatggCACACAGTAGACATTTCAACGTATTGTTCTAAAGTTCTAGAGACACCATAGCTACTTGTAAACAACTTTTCGACTCGTAAGGTTATGTCCGACGATTTAAAACGTACGGTCGTTACATACATGCATGTGTGCTCTTTTTTCGATTAGAGATGTAGCAAGGAAGGAAAGTTAACCGTTGGGGCAATCAGGCAAATCCCGGTGGCTAGCTGAGCAATATGGGCCAGCCTACTGATCGAGTCAAGTGTTTACTACGCTTGTGTACCAGTATATACCATTCATTCTGCCTCCGACAAGGTAGCATTGTTGCAGACTTCTCTATCTTAGTTGGATATAGTGTGCATATATCAGTAATTGAAGTTCTATAGTTCTAATAATAGTCGGCATACCAAAGGGTTTATACATTTATCATTctgcagtccccccccccctccctccttccggTCTATTCTTCATAATGGTGCTGAGTCGACATAATACATAACGTAAAAATCGTGTTACACTGAAGCTCATATGTAAACCTTTAGTGATATGCCTAACTTAGTTCATTCTTCACATTACGTAGGGAGCACTGGGTTTTGTTGTTGCGaccagaaaaacaagaaaataccGTTACAGTTCGATGCACATGAAGTTAAGAGTCCACAATGGAGTCAAGTTCATGGTCAAATACGATTGTACAGTAAAAGGCAAGGCTTACCTGTTGTTTCAATACAGGTCTTTCCGATAGCACCCATTGGGCAAACACATATGAAATCGTCCTGGTATGCAACGCAAAATCCGTTGAGTTGACAAGGATTAGGGGTACACTGATTCTCTGTAGCAAAGAATGATTTCAGAAAgacaaaatgtaagaaaaaacaTTGACCAAAATCAAATTCCAAGtatcaagaaaatgaaaatatttaagaaatatttcagtATTTCTAAGAAAGTCGACAATGATCGATACTTGTCATGATTGGCTAGCACCATTATTATGTTTCTCTTGGGTCTTTAGTCAACGTAATGAGGCAACAGTgacagaaccccccccccccccaccccacacacacgCAGACACACACACTCTACTATGAACAATATCAAGGTAAGACCAATCGCATAAGCGAGCAGCAAGATGAgacatatgatatcataattattataaaaaaaactgccATGGCTGAGATTCTTCGTGAGAACATCACATGACACGAACAGCCACACAGACCAACGCACAATTACACAGACAATCAGATAATACATAACGAGTGACTGAATTGTATGTGAATAGAAATTCAAACTTACGTGCCAGTGTTGGCATTATGGATAATAAAAGACAAGCTGCCATCGGAAATAAGGTAGCGGCCATTTTCAAATATGGACTAACTTTTCGTTGTGACTATAATTTAAAGGTCCCAAATAAAGTCTGTCGTAGGCAAGTGACAACACTGTGGTAATAACGGGCTATTCAGATGCATTATACCTATACAAGGTGTGTCTTTGTTCATATTCGTTCATTAGCGACTGGGCTACTATATAAACAGTACAAGGTCATTTTAAGAGTTGATGTGTGAGAAACACTCTTTTCACTAGTAAATTTACATAAGTAGATACGCTGTAAACTGGCACAGCTAAGTTTCTGTAGCAATGGAGACTAGTGTagttatcattattaattaagTGTTTCTGTCATTATTGTTGATGATTGGATTCGTTTAGTTTATCTGGTTACCCTGTCTATTGAATGGTCCTCCTTCCAACACTCaaataacaatatgtatatgaCTCTTTTTTTGTAAGTGAAAATCTTGGCCAGTCGCCAAGATTCGTTCATTACTCTGTTTTACTAATTGATCCTGTATCTGCTTTAGTCTCAGTTAGCGTTTATAAATCCCACTGTAACCAGAATGTTAGgtcccctaaaaaaaaaaaattttttttataatcaatCTATATTacgtaaaattaaaaaatatagaCATGGAAATGAGTACTGTTTGAATATATCAAAAAAGCAGTAGCGCATGTGCTTACATTGGTTCGTTTTACTGATAAGCTCTCTGCAGTTCGTCAATCTTCAGTGTCAATCCAACATCATTGTTACTCTAAATTTATAATCCCCAAACAATGACAAAAGATTTCAACATCTAGAGTTCGTCTGAACTATATTTAGCTGCTCAGTCAACATTTAATGAGAACAAAATGAACTGTTTTCCCATAATCACGGctttaaattgaaattttagcTGACATGATCAACCATGTGTGGACTAAGTTAGCGATGACCTTTGAACAGTTTATGAGTGACGCCTACTTCTCGACaacgccccacccccccccccccgcacactCGTCCCAATAACACTATGAATATTATACGATCATGTTTACTTCACGGGAAATGTTCAGATAAATTTCACCAATAATGCTcttcaattttttaatattttcggtaatatcctttcttctttttgtcaTTTAACATCACTTTTCACAGATGATAATCATGCATCGATGTGGTTACATTTATGATTGTGTAAGATGCATCTACAACAGCTCACGAACCCACTAAAAACAGGGACTCATTTCCATGGTAAGCGATGGACCGGAAAACATATCACTACTTTCATCGTCCCCTTATAAATCTTTGGTGTTATGATTTGAGACGCTCTTCTATTGAGCGTACTGATAGCGTAACTTATATTGGGTGTCTTACCACATTCAATTGCTCCGTTGACTCAGTACGCACAAAATTCGTCACTTTGCAAGGCCGCTTAGAACTTAGAtattttcaactgacatgtacGACCCACCATATGCGTTGGGCTACCAcagcacattcatttttttcccgccatgaccgtttagattttgaccTACAAGCGGGAGTACTTTTACAtagtacacccccccccccaacccatccGCCCTGCGGCTCTCTTTGCATAAAAAAtcttgtttcacccaagattttctACCAGCAACTGCTGTAATTGTGGTATGGAACCATTATACAAGCTGCTTAAAAGAATAGACCAggtcaaaatgtattttaatatgttaaagaggaataTGATCTAAGCTttctagtgaaatttgcattcaattcctatgtaccgttttgagatattgacagttgaagatatctgatattctaccaaaatttaacttgaagcaaacaggtgtgatgtcatagttgcacactgacaaatattttttgttttttctttatttttcagtctattgatttgaccttggattgaataaggttactagtttgtctaaagaGGATGTGAAGTTTATGAAATACCAATAACTATGGTACATTCAAATTATGGATGCATCTAATTGaggagtataaaattagacgaaaattttaaaggaaaacgaAACATTATgtatcagtgtgcaacaatgacgtcacccCTGTTTGCTGGATCCAAGCtcacttttggtacgaaaggtgacaacttcaactgtcaatatctcaaaagcggttcataggaattgaatgcaaatttcatcgGAATGCTTAGATtgtgttcctctttaacatatcaaaaaagaaattttgacctgcaCTATTCTTTTAAGGCCGGAAGTCACATGTTCTAGCTGTCGCGGACTTGTGGTGTGAAGAACCATATCGTCAACCACATCCCCTACCCAGTCAAAAGTTGTGACAAACAAACACATTGATTATGATTCAGTAAACATAAAGGTTTATCAATTACTGTATATACAGACCTCCTTCGATTGAATttcaaaatatctttgaaatgACTCAATCAATTGATAAGTCCGTTACTGTTTAGGCCTACTCTGTTATTTTATGATTCACATGAACAGACGAACACAATGTGTTGTATATTCTTTATTAATAAAGCTATTATCCCCCGCATGACCTTGCGAGGTCGATCAGGGTTAAACTCCTGTAGTATACTATAGGCAATGGCGGCTTACTGTGTATTGTGGTGAGGCCCTAGGAGCCAATTTTCAACAGCTCTTTACTTAAAAATCGAGTATTAGAGGGTTTTAAGGCTACTGGATAATATCAATTGTCTTTGATCCATGCCTTTGTTATTCCttaaagttaaaatagaacGGTCCGAGATTGGACTTCCGGGCTTGACTGTATACCTTCcacagaaaatatatttctcgCTATGTGATGTGCTTTTGTGCTTTAAACTTCTGAAAACGGTTGAGTTTCAAGAGCTTtccactcctccccccccctgcccGCTGGACTTTCACTATGGCCCTGGTTTTACACTCCGCTCCTCCCCTGGACGTTAATTATGACCCGGGATACATTCCACTCCCCCTGGACTTTCACTACGGCCCTGGGATGCATTCCACCCCCATGGACCTTCACTATGGCCCTGGGATACattccaccccttcccccctgGACCTTCACTATGGGCCCTGGGATACATTCCACTCCCCCTGGACTTTCACTACGGCCCTGGGATGCATTCCACCCCCATGGACCTTCACTATGGCCCTGGGATACattccaccccttcccccctgGACCTTCACTATGGCCCTGGGATACATTCCATTTCCCCCCTGGACCTTCACTATGGCCCTGGGAtacattcccctcccccccctggACCTTCACATTGGTCCTGGGATACactccaatccccccccccccttggagaCCTTCACTATGGCCCTGGGATACATTCCATTCCTCCCCCTGGACCTTCACTATGGCCCTGGGATACATTCCATCCCCCCTGGACCTTCACTATGGCCCTGGGATACATTCCATCCCCCCTGGACCTTCACTATGGCCCTGGGATACATTCCATTCCTCCCATGGACCTTCACTATGGCCCTGGGATACATTCCAGAGAAATGTTAGTGTAATTCCTCCTTCTGACGTGTCTTGCTGCGCCCCAAATCACTACAAAGGTGAACAAGAATTATTTAATTGTCCTGCAGCTTCGGGGTTCTTGCACTCCCAGTCAATACCAGAGCACAGTTGTCATTATAAAGCAAGTAGCAGCTTTTTTTCAAAACGTTGCTCAGCTAGTAGTCACTGTCAGTCGGTCTCAAGAAGCCAACTCTGAATCAAAATCGATCATCGTCCCTCTTATTCAAGTTTTGtcataattttgatttttttttcaaatttaaatttggttTACCGACACCGATGAAGCATTGGGCTTGGTGGGTTAGAACGTGTTCCTTAGCCTCTAAACTTTCCCGTGATGTACATTTTATACAGGTGCGTTTTTGCACTTCCAGAAATGTTCACGTAGCCCCAGAAAATGAAATCCTCACTCCCATACCCCTTCCCTTTGGAATTTCTGGTGCCGCTACCGCGGAAGGGCACACAAATTTATACGCGTCCTGtacattgtgtgtgtattttgtaCGAATGATAAGAGCATAGATAGGGCACAGTAGTCTGTTCAGAGGGCTGTCCTACGGGTTTGCCTTAAGCCTAAGCACATCTTCATAGCAATTTGTATGGCAAATATATGATGATGTCAGCATGGAAACATCACAGTTATTGGTACGTAGTGAGCATGAGCTTAAGCTTGAAAGTATTCAATCCAAGATAAAGCGATAAATTACTAGATACAGTTACATTACAATTATCAATACCTAGAAAACAAAAAGTAGGAATTGCGTGTGAAAGTCCACAGGTTGCTTTGGAAATGTTCCCATTTGATCAGTCCAATTTAAAGGTTCCGGTTTAGCCAGGCAATTAGTtatcattcaatcaaccatgttAGCAAGTCATAGGtatcattcaatcaaccatgttAGCAAATCATAGGTATCATTCACTCAACCATGTTAGCAAATCATAGGtatcattcaatcaaccatgttAGCAAATCATAGGtatcattcaatcaaccatgttAGCAAATCATAGGtatcattcaatcaaccatgttAGCAAATCATAGGtatcattcaatcaaccatgttAGCAAATCATAGGtatcattcaatcaaccatgttAGCAAATCATAGGtatcattcaatcaaccatgttAGCAAATCATAGGtatcattcaatcaaccatgttTCAGGGTAGCCAGTCAACATATGtatcattcaatcaaccatgttAGCCAGTCATATCTATCATTCAATCAACCGTGTTTTCGGGTAGCCAGTCAACATAGATATCATTCAATCAACCGTGTTTCGAGTAAGGGTTAAGATGTTGAGATGGAGCTTCAAGAAACCGTTAAAGACATTGTCTGCCACCGGAATGTCCCTTTGAAATGAAACACTGACTTCCTCCAAATTTAGAAGTGTATCGACGTTGCCAAAATGGCACTACTGCATGTGCTCAAATCGCGGACAGAGGCACTGACGTCACCGCATTCCTTACGTTTTTAATGAGACACGACAAGTTACTCATAAATCATGAAGAAAAGTTCAAcgaatgtatatataatattatgctactttattgaaaatgaatattcaaagaggAAAAAG from Apostichopus japonicus isolate 1M-3 chromosome 2, ASM3797524v1, whole genome shotgun sequence harbors:
- the LOC139976069 gene encoding uncharacterized protein isoform X2, with product MAATLFPMAACLLLSIMPTLAQNQCTPNPCQLNGFCVAYQDDFICVCPMGAIGKTCIETTDPPSTIAATTSYQPTMVSGHSRTTVDRLNIFSTVMSTFPEETTKSTDGGSTVPLNVVVTDGNIDTRTEAASQQTSTQKIDQTRVSPFTSEGYETVSSDLTSTNIISDHVGSTDIVSNLSDSKTNQDFVTSLDQSVSSSTMITTTAESSESSYSNKISRGTEDMPDVVTTVTVSADTSSQESVTSTAGQSKSDRTLVVTDINSTANEPSSPTRSSTLATVTSILARLTSERSGEPTNEMSTRNPSTQRFEPMSESTEGLIISKCVPGLCGIGGVCLTIPIGFFCICPEGLSGDRCQLGP
- the LOC139976069 gene encoding uncharacterized protein isoform X1, producing MAATLFPMAACLLLSIMPTLAQNQCTPNPCQLNGFCVAYQDDFICVCPMGAIGKTCIETTDPPSTIAATTSYQPTMVSGHSRTTVDRLNIFSTVMSTFPEETTKSTDGGSTVPLNVVVTDGNIDTRTEAASQQTSTQKIDQTRVSPFTSEGYETVSSDLTSTNIISDHVGSTDIVSNLSDSKTNQDFVTSLDQSVSSSTMITTTAESSESSYSNKISRGTEDMPDVVTTVTVSADTSSQESVTSTAGQSKSDRTLVVTDINSTGALLSPSSMAYDVRTDVLTTDSNNDISMASLVTTTTLRPLTNSPANEPSSPTRSSTLATVTSILARLTSERSGEPTNEMSTRNPSTQRFEPMSESTEGLIISKCVPGLCGIGGVCLTIPIGFFCICPEGLSGDRCQLGP
- the LOC139976069 gene encoding uncharacterized protein isoform X3; amino-acid sequence: MLLTDPPSTIAATTSYQPTMVSGHSRTTVDRLNIFSTVMSTFPEETTKSTDGGSTVPLNVVVTDGNIDTRTEAASQQTSTQKIDQTRVSPFTSEGYETVSSDLTSTNIISDHVGSTDIVSNLSDSKTNQDFVTSLDQSVSSSTMITTTAESSESSYSNKISRGTEDMPDVVTTVTVSADTSSQESVTSTAGQSKSDRTLVVTDINSTGALLSPSSMAYDVRTDVLTTDSNNDISMASLVTTTTLRPLTNSPANEPSSPTRSSTLATVTSILARLTSERSGEPTNEMSTRNPSTQRFEPMSESTEGLIISKCVPGLCGIGGVCLTIPIGFFCICPEGLSGDRCQLGP